The window CCAACACTGATACGGGCAAATGTAAGTGCTTTAAACACTCTTCCATCGATTCCTATTTCACCTAAAAAATCTTCTCCTTCAAATTTGATGATTGATCTGTTTTTTAAAAGTTTTATTTCGTTTGCATTACTTTTCATCTGTAACCTTTTTTATTTTTTCATAAGACGGAATTACCTTAAACTCCTTTTATCTTATAAAATATTATTTATGATATTATTTAATTGACTGTATTCCATTAAGAAGGCGTCGTGCCCATGAACTGATTTGATCTCGTGATAGAAAACATTTTCTTTCTTTTCTTTTAGCTTTTCAAAGCATTGCCAGATTTCTGAGGCTGGAAAAAATAAATCTGTATCTACAGAGATCATGTGCATTCGTGCGTGAATTTTCTCCATCTTATTCTCGTTTGCATTGATATTCATCAGTAAATGATTCATCAGTTGATAAGACTTTAAACTAAATCTTTCGGCAAGAGATTCCCCATGATAAGTCAACCAATCTTCAGATTCTAACTGTTGTTTTTCCTGACTGAATTTATTTTGAAATCTGTTGTTTAAAGATTGCGGCGTTCTGTAGCATAACATCGCATGAATTCTAGCTTTTTGTAATGGTTCATCATTTCCATTTAATAAAAATTTCTGAACAAGACATTGGGCATGCAGCCAATCATGAGTTTTAGAATCACAGGCAATTGGGATAAAAATTTCGGCTAAATCTGTTTTTTTCGAAAGCATTTCCCAACCGATTCCTCCACCCAATGAACCACCAATCAGAGCGTATATGTTTTTAATATGTAAAGATTCAAGACCTTTCAGAAATATATTTGCAATATCTGAAGGGATAAAATCTGAATATTCGTCAATAAAAAAATCATCATAACCGTTTCCGGGAATATTGAAACAGAGAACTGTATATTTGTTTGTATCAATCACCTGATTTTCACCAATCAGTTGTTTCCACCAGCCATTTTCTCCGGTAACATTCGAGTTTCCGGTTAAGGCATGATTTACCAAAATAATGGGTGCAGAAAAGAGTTCTTTCCCAAAAAGCTGATAGCTTAACGGGATATGATATTCTCTCTGAGAATCGGTTGTGTACAAAAAGTTAATATGTTGCAGTTCTGTTTTCAAATTATATATTATTAAAAATAAATTTGAAAATGCCATGAGAATGGCTGAAAAGAACTTCAGTAAGTTATCTGTCCAAAATAAATTATTTGGTAGAACGTAGCACCTTCTTTGCTTGCGCAAAGGGTTGCTAAGGTTTCATAGGGTCTATATCCCTCAACCTTTCTTGATAACATTTTCAATATGTAAATGAACGAATGGTGCAAAGATAAAACTTTTTCTTTTAAAAATTAAAAAAAATTAACAAATATCATAAAACGTAATTGCAGTAGACTTTTGAGAAGATTGTTAAGAATTATTCAGATTAAAAAAATTGGAAATAGTGAGCAAAAAAATTAACTTAGCAATGAAAATGGCTGAAAATGAACATCGAAAAGCAAAGATTACAGGATAAAGACTGGAAAAACTGGGGACCTTATGTAAGCAATAGGCAATGGGGAAATGTACGTGAAGACTACAGCCCCAATGGAAATGCGTGGCATTTTGCCAATCATGATATGGCAGAAAGCCACACCTATCGTTGGGGAGAAGAAGGTATTGCAGGAATTTCAGATCCTAAACAATTGTTCTGTTTTGCGCTTTCATTTTGGAATAAAAAAGACAAAAGGATAAAAGAGCGATTTTTCGGATTGAGTAATCCTCAGGGAAATCACGGGGAAGATATTAAAGAAATTTTCTATTATTTGGATAATACACCTACTCACAGTTATATGAAAATGGTTTACAAATATCCTATTAACGAATTTCCTTATGATGATATTGTATCGGAAAACGGTCGACGCACGAAAAACGAGCGCGAATATGAACTTTTTGATACCGGAATTTTTGATAAAGATGAATATTTCGACATTTTTATAGAATACTGTAAATCTGATGCTCATGATATTTTAATACGGGTTACCGTTTGCAACAGAAGCGAACAAGCTGCTCCCATTGTTATTTTGCCCACAGCATGGTTTAGAAATAACTGGAAATGGGGGTATAATGAATACAAAGGTCAGGTAGAAAGTGGAAAAGAAGGCTGCATCAACGTTGTTCACGACAGTATTCCTATCAAAAATTTTTATTCAAAAAATAAAAATGCAGCACAGGTTTTCTGTGAGAATGAAACGAACAATCCTAAACTTCATGGTACTCCTTTTGTAGAAAATACTTATTACAAAGACGGTATCAACGATTATGTGATTCATCAACAAGACACTGTAAATCCTGAAAAAAGAGGAACTAAAGCCGCTTTTATCATTGATGAGATCATAGAAGCCGGTAAGTCTGAAGTTTTTGAATTCA is drawn from Chryseobacterium muglaense and contains these coding sequences:
- a CDS encoding alpha/beta fold hydrolase, whose translation is MKTELQHINFLYTTDSQREYHIPLSYQLFGKELFSAPIILVNHALTGNSNVTGENGWWKQLIGENQVIDTNKYTVLCFNIPGNGYDDFFIDEYSDFIPSDIANIFLKGLESLHIKNIYALIGGSLGGGIGWEMLSKKTDLAEIFIPIACDSKTHDWLHAQCLVQKFLLNGNDEPLQKARIHAMLCYRTPQSLNNRFQNKFSQEKQQLESEDWLTYHGESLAERFSLKSYQLMNHLLMNINANENKMEKIHARMHMISVDTDLFFPASEIWQCFEKLKEKKENVFYHEIKSVHGHDAFLMEYSQLNNIINNIL